The Nostoc commune NIES-4072 genome includes a window with the following:
- the recD2 gene encoding SF1B family DNA helicase RecD2 has protein sequence MMSLLKVENFPSLTLSEIQQYLESGLFRGIGKKTAQTLVKHFGTSTLSVLDNAPEKLASIPELSTYRITAITSSWSSSKTNPNFGVITQLLAVGTSLKLALKICDHYGHKTSSVLQNNPYRLADEVDGIGFKTADQLAISLGISLDSETRYASSLIHVLKSAMQEGNCFLPSSQLLAAAMDALNHREHTPDIQSLSTILAKLIDKGTLISGESGESVYLKAVYRAELSVALKIQAHLNQPTRPKEHLEHWLSNLQATDYRQLSRLSDEQLSALVMAAKHPISIITGGPGRGKTHVLKTLVEWLTSIRATITLTAPTGKAANRIKDATGMEASTIHRLLQWQGVGQAFLYNEENLLALDWLIVDEFSMVDIFLFNSLLKAVPAKTQILLVGDSDQLPSVGAGMVLRDLLHSDLIPTTRLQTIYRQRHESLIIYAATDVNLGTVPTLHKFHQPQEWMDVSDCAMLETPSPQATANTIVSLALAMSKENVDLNQQLMVLAPQKSGLAGVNNLNKLLAPIFNPKLENQAEVVSGSVIYRVGDRVIQLKNRYETVPPVMNGEMGRIIAVDPRHELLTIDWEGGARVDYYRSDFEQIMHSFCITCHKSQGSEFPYVIFPLLTSNSRMLTRQLLYTTMTRAMGTFIAVGQLLALNIAVATDKPAKRFTGLTNLLISPPNELANIWRRLGNATKSPTTASTLTIASRLQQRQLTATQGQMTTIGSLALQMYESKFGYRPSKQPELVGKFRFKTYHYETSSVELIDSAIDAVLRNQ, from the coding sequence ATGATGAGTCTCCTTAAAGTCGAGAATTTTCCATCGTTAACCTTGTCCGAAATTCAGCAGTATTTAGAGAGTGGGCTGTTTCGTGGCATCGGCAAGAAAACTGCTCAAACTCTTGTCAAACACTTTGGAACTTCAACCTTATCAGTGTTAGACAATGCTCCAGAAAAACTGGCTTCAATTCCTGAACTTAGTACTTATCGAATCACCGCAATTACTTCATCTTGGTCATCAAGTAAAACTAATCCTAACTTTGGGGTTATTACTCAACTTCTGGCTGTGGGAACTTCATTAAAATTAGCCTTAAAAATTTGTGACCATTACGGACACAAAACCTCTTCTGTACTGCAAAACAACCCTTATCGCCTAGCGGATGAAGTCGATGGTATTGGTTTTAAAACTGCTGATCAGCTAGCGATATCTTTAGGAATCTCACTTGATAGTGAGACTCGCTATGCTTCATCTCTAATCCATGTTTTGAAATCGGCAATGCAAGAAGGCAATTGTTTTCTCCCATCATCGCAATTGCTTGCCGCCGCTATGGATGCGCTCAACCATAGGGAGCATACACCTGATATTCAATCTTTAAGTACTATTCTTGCTAAGTTAATAGATAAGGGAACTTTAATTTCTGGTGAGAGTGGAGAGAGCGTTTACCTGAAAGCTGTTTACCGTGCTGAACTTTCTGTGGCTTTAAAAATCCAAGCTCACCTGAATCAACCGACTCGTCCGAAAGAACATCTTGAACACTGGTTAAGCAATCTTCAAGCAACTGACTATCGCCAACTCTCACGCTTGAGCGATGAACAACTTAGTGCTTTGGTCATGGCAGCTAAACATCCAATCAGCATTATTACTGGTGGCCCTGGTCGCGGCAAAACCCATGTTCTGAAAACTTTAGTGGAATGGTTGACTTCAATTAGGGCAACTATTACTCTTACCGCCCCCACTGGAAAAGCTGCTAACCGAATCAAAGATGCCACAGGCATGGAAGCAAGTACCATTCACCGTCTACTTCAGTGGCAGGGAGTTGGGCAAGCTTTCCTTTATAACGAAGAGAATTTGCTTGCTCTCGACTGGCTGATTGTTGATGAATTTTCAATGGTAGATATATTCCTGTTTAATTCTCTACTCAAAGCAGTGCCAGCCAAAACCCAAATTTTGTTGGTAGGAGACTCTGACCAATTACCCAGTGTCGGAGCCGGAATGGTGCTACGAGATTTGCTTCATTCGGATCTTATACCAACAACAAGATTGCAAACCATTTATCGGCAGCGACACGAGAGTTTAATTATCTATGCAGCTACCGACGTAAATTTGGGTACAGTGCCGACATTGCACAAGTTTCATCAGCCCCAAGAGTGGATGGATGTAAGCGACTGCGCCATGCTAGAAACTCCTTCACCACAAGCAACCGCTAACACTATTGTCTCTTTAGCTCTAGCCATGAGCAAAGAAAATGTGGATTTAAATCAACAACTCATGGTATTAGCACCCCAAAAATCGGGACTAGCAGGCGTGAACAACCTTAATAAGCTTCTTGCCCCTATTTTCAACCCAAAACTTGAGAATCAGGCAGAAGTTGTTTCTGGCTCTGTCATCTACCGAGTTGGCGATCGCGTTATCCAACTGAAAAACCGTTATGAAACTGTCCCACCAGTAATGAACGGGGAGATGGGCAGAATTATTGCTGTAGACCCTCGCCATGAACTGCTAACAATTGATTGGGAAGGCGGCGCGCGAGTTGATTATTACAGGAGTGACTTTGAGCAAATCATGCATTCCTTTTGTATTACTTGCCATAAGAGCCAGGGTAGTGAATTTCCTTATGTGATTTTTCCATTACTCACCTCTAACTCCCGAATGCTAACCCGCCAATTGCTTTATACCACCATGACCCGTGCAATGGGTACATTTATTGCTGTTGGTCAACTTCTTGCATTAAATATTGCTGTCGCCACAGATAAGCCCGCTAAACGCTTTACTGGGCTTACCAATTTACTCATTTCACCCCCTAATGAATTAGCAAATATTTGGCGCAGATTAGGTAACGCCACCAAATCTCCAACAACAGCATCTACTCTAACCATCGCTTCTAGACTCCAACAACGCCAATTGACTGCTACACAAGGACAGATGACAACTATTGGTAGTCTTGCACTACAAATGTATGAGTCCAAATTTGGTTATCGTCCTTCAAAGCAACCCGAACTTGTCGGCAAGTTTCGCTTTAAGACTTATCATTATGAAACTTCTTCAGTTGAGTTAATTGATTCGGCAATTGATGCAGTTCTCCGCAACCAATAA